The window GGGACACCTGACGACGCTGAGCTGCCTTGCTCACGGGCTGCCGGATCTGGTTCCGAGTTTTCAACCTTCACGAAACTGAacttttgctttttaaatttggttcgtgagacagacaccatctctatgttcaagagtagactaaagactttcctttttaacaaagcttataactaatcaatgcagtaatcagtataatcaatctgctgtcattaggcagcactggtggcttaacatcatgacacactgagctcctccccctttatctggttattcatgttataaatatatgtcagtaatctctctctcttcctgtagtcttgttctctctctcccgctgtttgtccctctctctgtctgtctgcaggtccttctgtccgtggtgctgcagaacctggacctgtgtccctcaacactgatgtccacatcgctagcattagcatttatagctttatatcgctagcattagcatttatagctttatatcgctagcattagcatttatagctttatatcgctagcattagcatttatagctttatatagcagctctttagtctctctctctctctctctctctctctctctctctctctacccagtcggtcagacagatggccgtccaccatgagcctaggttctgtccaaggtttctggccgttaaagggaagtttttccttgcctccgttgctcttgtgggtcaagttgggttctgtgtttccctgctaatcctgtaaagtgccttgagatgactttatgttgtgatctggagctatataaataaaactgaattgaattgaattaatcttacagtaaaatgttttattcaataaaaGTAATCTGCGCAGTTGAGCGTGTatcctgtgacatcatcgctccTCGGGACGTGTCGCTGGCCTGCGAGTCCAAACCTCGGGCAAAGGTCCCCCCatttcctccagctgcagcggcGCCGGGTTAATGGATAAACTACTGGACTGTAGCACCGGAAGATGCCAACAGAACGAAGGTTTCCACGCTCCCTCTGATCGGACTCCCGCGGGCCCTGTTCATGCGTGGACATGGACCGGTACCGGCACCGGAGGACTCTGCTCGCCTCCGGCATCCTGCAGTTTGCCTGTGCGGGGGTTTGCGTGGTGTGCGGTTTCATGGACGCGGCTTTCCGGAAGGACACCGCACTGAGCAGCACCAGAACGCCGCTGTGGGGAGCGCTGGTGAGGCTGGTTCCGATCCCTCGTTACCTCCGCCGGGGAGTTGCTAAAGATCtcatttagatcccattaaataccaagagcgatccggatactgcaaaaaaagatttggatttttacatttacttcGAGTGGAGGCTTTAAAGAAACGTAAAATATGTACTTCACAAAAAtcagccataaaggggtccgatgtgaaCCACCATGAAGCCCgtctctggttctgatccagaatgaggtcaggaacaaatattacatttaaacattaaaccatttatggattcaagaatccgttaaaaataaaactcgactctgattcactttaacttttcatgttggtgtataaagacaccgagaacaatctagaaccttctggtgctgatccagatcaccgtgtggacgctgtagatccggttagggggggcgagctgcttgggggaggtctgtgctctccgtgTGAGACCGACAACGCAAAGGTTTGTGACTCAAACATTTTAGTCTCCTTCGTAAATAATGAGAGCCACGccctgaatgaatgaagtggGCTTGTGTTCCAGGCCCGTGTGGTAATAATAATACCGCATTGATCTTATAAAGCGCTCAAAGACGCTCCACATTCATTCACTCAGAGGAGCGAGGCTGTTCCACCAGCCCTCCTGACCCCCgccgacattcacacaggcagcgTGGGTGAAGTtacttgcctaaggacacagtGGACACGtgctgggaatcgaaccgccaacctctcgatcatagacCCTCCCATGTCTCTGCAGGTCATGGCCTCCCCAGGTGTTCTGGCGCTGATGGCCTCCCACAGGAGGAACTCCACGCTGGTAGGTTTGGCCTGACGGAGGATGTTGGTGCCTGATCTGGGATCAGACTCCTGGATCTCCTCCGTCGGTAGAACCGGTCGTTCTGTTTCACTGGAGCGCAGATCCCAGACACACATTCCAGTTTCCACACTTTCAGAATCAGCTTTTTTTCCAACCGAGATGGCGCCTCCTGCTGTCGCTCTggtgcgtctgcgtctgcgtctgcgtctgcgtctgcgtctgcgtctgcgtctgcgttgTCTTACGCCCGTGAAGAGCTACTGAACTTCAGGTCAGCGACTCCGAAAGATCGATTTCCAGATTCTTTCAGTTTCTGCTGGTCCAAGAGACGCCGGAGGACAGGAAAGCATGCTGGAGGACTCGTTCGCCTCCGCAGACGTAGATCTCGCACGCCCTTACCCGGAatattggctccagtaactcccgtgaccccgcctctcacccgtagtccactgggattggctccagtaacctccgtgaccccgcctctcacccgtactccactgggattggctccagtaactcccgtgacccgcagagcGGATGAAGCAGGTGTGGaagagacgatcgtctcatcgGCAAGAAAAtagattgatggatggaaacaAAAACTTTAGACGCAGCTCCCTGGTCAGCTATTTTTAGAAGGGCTCTTGGGCGACTCACAAGGTCCTTGCGGGCGCCTTGGCGTCCGCTGGCACCGCGTTGGTGACCCCTGAGCTCAGAGAAGCAGCTCCCTCGGATCAGTCTGATACTCCTTTTATGATACCTGAAAGTTACTTCTAAATCAGAGACGTTCATTCTGATTAATCTGTACTTCCAGCTGTACTCGTATACGTATTTATACACCAATAGAGAGGACTAACATGTAAGGACGAGGAGTCCCCCTTCAAGAAGCATCTTTGGGTTACTGCAGACCTTTCATTGAAACCTGACGCATTGACTCaaccgctgatctgcaggactaaacccacctccaggaccgtgcaggtctggactgaggaggcttcctcagtcctgcaggactgttttgagcacacggactgggaggtattcaaagaggatgcagattttgaggagtacacgtcatctgtgctttcctatgttcacttctgcactgatgctgtccttcccacaaagacgatcacggttttcctgaaccagaaaccgtgggtggacagcacggtgcggcttctgctgagggcccgggatgcagcctacagagcaggagaccggctggcctatagcagggcacgaagtgaactaaaaagaggcatcaagcaggcaaagcacagatacaagcagcgcattgaggagcactttgagaacaagaacccacgtgacatgtggaaaggcatcagggctgtgacggactacaaacgcagggagcagcacgccagccacgactccaccctgcctgacaccctgaacagattcttctcacgcttcgactctccgagcagcagaaggtctgtggatctgccccagcctgaggtgcagcatcagccgctcgtcctgcagctgcaccaggtctcctcagcctgaggaggatcaacaccaacaaggctgcgggaccagacggcgtgtcaggccggacactgaagtcgtgtgctgaccaactggcaggggttctcctggacatcttcaacctgtccctgcagctgtccaccgtccctgcctgccttaagtcctccatcattgtgccggtacccaataaatcatccatctcctgcctcaacgactaccgccctgttgctctgactccggtggagatgaagtgcttcgagaggatcctccttaaacacatcaaggacgccgtccctgctggcttggacagcctgcagttcgcctacagggggaaccgcttcacggaggacgccgtctcgctgacactgcactcggccctgactcacctggagcagcctaacacctacgtcaggatgctgtttgtggacttcagttcagcttttaacaccgtcccgccggacatgctggctctgaagctccacagcctgggactgtctccaccgctctgctcctgggtcagggacttcctcagcaaccggccccaggtggtgaggataggagacaccacatcctcccctctgatcctgaacactgggaccccccagggttgcgttctcagccctgctctgcatccactccacaaacatggttgtgaagtttgctgacgacaccaccgtggtgggtcacatctccaacaacgatgagacccactacagagaggaggtccagaacctgatgctgtggtgctcgagcaacagccttgttctgaacaccagcaagaccaaggaggtcatagtggactacaggaggtccaggaggactgaacacgcccccctgtgcatacgaggggaagcagtggagcgtgtggagaacattaaattcctgggcatccacatctcctctgacctctcctggacactcaacaccagacacctggtgaagaaggcccagcaacggctcttcttcctcaggaagctgaagcgggctggactctcctctgtgctgcttgaagacttctaccgggccacgatagagagcatcctgtgtctcagtgcgaccgtgtggtacggcagctgcacggcgcaggacaggaaggacctatcccgggtggtgaggacagctcaggggattgtgggtcaccgtctgcctgacttggactcagtttacacctccagagtccagaggagggccagacgcatcgccacagaccccacccacccgggccacagactgtttgtcccgcccacagaccccacccacccgggccacagactgtttgtcccgcccccatcagggaagcggttcaggacaatcagaagcagcacagcgaggctcaggaacagcttcttcccccgagctgtgaaagcagtcgttcccttgtagtgatctgggacgctttatgccggccctgctgctgctgccattctgcactactgcctgtgattctcactctctctgtgtatatatactctctttgtgtatatatactctctttgtgtgtatatatattgtttctttaagagagagactttagtttttgatttgattatgttatgatgtgggccttctcacgattttattatgttcgcataatgacattAAAGTATCTTAAATCTTGAATGGAGCACCAAACCATTCAGGTCTGGAGGTTAGTTCTAGACTCTAAGAGGAGTAAATCTCTTAATACTACTTGTTGATCTACTTCAGCAGGACTGCACTGATTGATAACCCTGACAGATCAGCTGTGgattgtcttcctgtctctgtaGGTGAGTCTGATGGTGGGGGTCGCGGGACTCTCTTGTGCAGCTGCAGTGCTGACATCCGGGTACTCCTGTGTCACGCTCACCTATGGAGAAGACAATGAAGAGGTCTTCCACCACCACAACAGTCCTCGCGTGGTAactgcacgcgcacacacacacacacacacagaaaacacctTGTGTCCTGGTCCACCGTGGACGCGTGTCTGGCCACAGGCCTGTGGTCTCTTGTCCACCGTGGACGTGTGTCTGGCCACAGGCCTGTGGTCTCTTGTCCTGGTCCACCGTGGACGCGTGTCTGGCCACGGGCCTGTGGTCTCTTGTCCACCGTGGACGCGTGTCTGGCCACGGGCCTGTGGTCTCTTGTCCTGGTCCACCGTGGACGCGTGCCTGGCTGAATCCGGTCCTCTCCTGCTCAGACCTTCGTGCTGCACCGGCTGGTGAAGGGCAGCAACGCCGCCATGCTGCTGGTCTGCCCCTTCAGCCTGGCGCTGTCCTGCCTCATCGCCTACCTGGGCTGCCGGACTCTTCCGTGCTGTCGCTGCTACGACGCCCGGACTGGGTTGGTAGGTTTGTTGTGTCCTACTTCCTGGTTCCTGTTGATCTTTGTCACGTGACATGATGGCAAACGTACCTCGGAACTTCCAGCGAGTCCGGTCAACAGAGATTGACAAAAGGCTTCTCTCCTGGCCAGCAGCGGCCACCTTTGTTGGCTCTAACGTTAGCTGCCattgtagtcatctttatttattttagttattatacgtgtacataaatgttttaatgctgtaaaacccctcaccacacactttatacacgtttaacagtcaggcattaatctaaatagattgtttcagtattatagaatgaaaccaaagatcaaaaccttttcagaactaaacatttgttggagaaataaaaatatatagtacgtacagtaaacgttttcctgttaataatgttaaggcgtgcaggtcgaggaaagagccgcttggagtgcagaagaacaaatattctactcgcaGGCGTGCACacatagcaaaactagcaaagcattagcgcTGTGTTCCAGCTAGCGGGTTTCTCCGCAGTTGgagatgttgtcatggcaaccagatctgtgctttctgcagaaaatgttaaTAGTTAGTACTAGTAgaagtagttgtagtagtagcaATAGCAGTGGTactagtagttgtagtagtcaTTACATTTGTTGCTGCTTAGTGTTCGCTGTTTAGTTTGAattttgaaatatcacccaaatgggtcactttgatttatttatacattctATTGTCTGCTTTTTTTGACGGGAAAAATTAAACGAACAGAAACGACATTTTAgcgtaccgttacacccctagtatatatatatatatatatattgataagGAAGCAActgacagaaataaaatgtaaaaaagagcAGCATTGTTTGAACTGTAATGCTAATTCTTTTGTGTGACAGGAAATGCTAATTCCTCCGAACGAGGAAGACACTGAGATGGTTTGCACTTGGCAAGGTAAGAGGTAATTCTCAAACGTGCCTtcaaataaaaagggaaacgcAGCCGCGCTGAAGGACAGTGGAATGTCCATaaagcatgtctgcagctaatGAGGACTAACCAGTCCATTATAGCACTAGATCAataaccacaaacacaaactgcagctcAGGTCAGGCCAAAGACCCCAAATCCCTTTGAGGTACCGTCGTGTTATTCGACACGCCGTAGAGCAACTGGAGCGCCTTTATTTAGCGTCTTCCAACTTCACGATCCACAAACCCAAAACCCGGCtaacctttcacaataaaacaatagcGGGACTAAAACAGGTACATCCTCCTCTTTGAAGTTGAAACCTTTTACCATACCATGCTAAAATTGTTGCCATGTCCAGAGTCTTCGGTGGGTGGACACACCTCCCAGGTAAAGGGTCCTTTCTGCTCTTGTGGTCAGTGTACTGTTGGATTGGTTATTGGATATGGCCCGGAAATGGACTGCAAGAGCCACATTCTTGGTGCCAAGCCACTCCTAAACCAGAGTCCTTTGGAAATCTGGGTCCCAGAGTCTGGCGGAAGAGTGGAAATGCCAGAATCCAAGCTGCTTGAAGTCCAGTGTGAAGTGTCCACATCGCCATAGGGGATCTGTGGGGTGGGAGACAGACGAGCTGGAGGCCGCTGGCGGAACACCTGAGGAGCTCTCTCATTTTTAAACCATCTTCAGTCGTTCAGCAGAAGGCTGAACGACTGAAGATGGCGTCCCAGCTTTACTGTGTCTCATTGTGTCAGCGATGTGTGCAGGAAGCGGCGAGGACAGACTTGTCAACGCTCCAGCTCAGTTCAGGGACGAAGGCAGAACCGAAGAGGAGGATGATCCCTCCAAACGGCCTCCGTACAGCAGACTGAACTGGGCCTGGGCCTTCTGAGTCTACGTTCTAAGAGATTCCAGCTGGTGGTTGCAGATGGACCAGTCTCCCTGTGGACGTCGAGACCTTTCTGGAGATTCGTTTTTCCTCACAGACTTAGGACGTTTATTCAAAAAGATGTCCCCACGTGCATTTTAACTTTGGCGACGTTTCATACCTGTTGACTGTGTATGCCATGTAACGGTATTCCTATTACGTAGAGTATGAGATGTTTCATgtgtatttaataaataaaacctaGCTGGTTTGATCCGAAAGAGAACAATCCACATTTCTGTTCAACTTGATTGCAAGTTAACGTGTGAAAACCAAGTATCAGCGACCCACACGACGACGGGCGCAGTGCCAGATGCGTTTTCTGTGTGGGGGAGTCTCCTCTGAACCGCGAGTCCTGAGAGAAGTCGTTTGGATCCAGAGCATGTCGGGGTTATCAGCAGAAGTGCCACCTCATGCAGCGTAGCAGTagcagctaatgctaacaccGCTGGAAGGCAGCTGAACATCTAGACTAGTCCGTAAAAATACTTCTAGCATGGGTGGCGGGTTGTGTTGACGCTACTCATCTTGTTCCAAAATGCTATATTTAAAAACCAGatttaacatattttataaATTCATCAGGTTTGGGATGTTTCAGAGTGATCCTAACCTGAATCTCTCCCATTATAATGCATTCACCCTCACAGATATAGAAACACACGGGTTCGGGACATTTCCATCAACTACGGTGGATTCCAAGCCAATCGAGGTCCGACCGGAGCAGATGCTCCCTCAGCAGTTGCTGCAGCCCCAGCTCCTGGACCCGTCTCCTCTGTCATCGAGCCCCCGGGTCAGGTTGACGGTACTGCCTGATCCCTCTGCTGGCTGGCTCAATACCAGAGGCTTCTGAGATTTCAGCTTGTGGGCCACAGTCATAAAAATGGCCTCAACGTGATCACTATTGCCTCTGCCATAATTCCCACCCTCCTGACTGTTTGGGTTTTTTGCCGATGTCTCAAACAGGGGCATGGAGTGGCTGTCGGTGAACTGCTGCGCCACATCTGTGCTCACTTGGATGGAGTCTTGGAGGTCACACTTGTTTCCAACTAGTATCCGAGGGACTTCCGCACCCAGCGCGTGCTGCTTGCACTCCTCAATCCAGGCGGGGAGGCTGCGGAAGCTAGCAGCATT of the Brachionichthys hirsutus isolate HB-005 chromosome 6, CSIRO-AGI_Bhir_v1, whole genome shotgun sequence genome contains:
- the zgc:113425 gene encoding uncharacterized protein zgc:113425, with the translated sequence MDRYRHRRTLLASGILQFACAGVCVVCGFMDAAFRKDTALSSTRTPLWGALVMASPGVLALMASHRRNSTLVSLMVGVAGLSCAAAVLTSGYSCVTLTYGEDNEEVFHHHNSPRVACGLLSTVDVCLATGLWSLVLVHRGRVSGHGPVTFVLHRLVKGSNAAMLLVCPFSLALSCLIAYLGCRTLPCCRCYDARTGLEMLIPPNEEDTEMVCTWQGSGEDRLVNAPAQFRDEGRTEEEDDPSKRPPYSRLNWAWAF
- the rab33ba gene encoding RAB33B, member RAS oncogene family a, producing the protein MAEGGSRDFSGCLPPPRTRIFKIIVIGDSGVGKTCLTYRFCAGRFPEKTEATIGVDFRERLVEIDGERIKIQLWDTAGQERFRKSMVQHYYRNVHAVVFVYDVTNAASFRSLPAWIEECKQHALGAEVPRILVGNKCDLQDSIQVSTDVAQQFTDSHSMPLFETSAKNPNSQEGGNYGRGNSDHVEAIFMTVAHKLKSQKPLVLSQPAEGSGSTVNLTRGLDDRGDGSRSWGCSNC